ACTTCTGGGCCTCCTGGTGCGTGCCGTGCCGGCTGGAGATGCCCATCCTGGAGGACGCGGCCAGGCGCTACCGGGGGCGGGTCCACTTCCTCGGGGTGAACGCCCTGGACCGTCCCCCTCTTGCCAGGGAGTTTGCGCGCAAGCTCGGCATCACGTTTCCGTCCGTGGTGGACGAGGACGGCGTGGTGCTGGCGAAGTACCGGGTGGTGGGGCTTCCCACCACGGTGTTCATCACCCGTTCCGGACGCATCTTGGAAGTCCACGCGGGTCCCTTCGTGGGTCCGGAAGGAGCCCGGCGCCTGGAGGACTACATCACCCGACTCCTGCAGCAACCCTGACCCCACGGCACAAGCCCCCTATTCCGTGCAACGGATCCCCTAAAATCTGAATTGCGGGAGGGCGGAGGGATGGAGATCCACGAGTGGGCGGCGGGGGCGGCCGCATACGCGCTGGGCTCCGTCCTGCCCGCGGAGATCCTGGCCCGGCGGCTGGGTACCTCCCTGCTGCGGGTGGGAGAGAACCCGGGCGGCGCGGGAACGTGGCGCACTCTGGGCCCTCCGGCGGGCGTGGCCGTGGTCCTCTTCGACATGGGGAAGGGAGCGGTGGCAGCATGGCTCGCGCGCCGGGTGGCTGCTACCCTGGAAGGGTTCGTGCTCATCTGCACCGCGCCCGTGGCGGGCCACAACTGGCCCCTCTACCTCCTGTTCCGCGGGGGCCGCGGACTCGGCCCCGCGGCCGGGGTGCTCATGGTCCTGGCCGGGAAACCCTTCCTGCTTGCTTTCGGGCTGGGGGCGTTGGCGGCCCTGCGTACCCGGTGGGTTCCCACCGTGGGCATCGTGGCCCTGCCCACCTACCTGGGACTGCTCCTGGTGGGAGGATATCCTCCCCGCGAGCTGGCCGCCGCGGCCGCGGTGAGCCTCACCGTGGCGGTACGCCAGCTGCCTTGGGTTTGGGGTCGGCTCCAGGAGTGGAGACGCCCCGTGCCCGGATCCCCTTAGGAGGCGGGTGCGTGGGACCGCCCGTGGCGGTGGTCGCGGAATCCGTCTGCTGCCTGCCTCCTTCCCTCTGCGCGGAATGGGGGATCCTCCTCGTGCCCATGTGGATCCTCCGAGGGGAGCGCGGATACCGGGATGGGATCGACGTCACAGCCCAGGAGGTTCTCGCCTGGCTCGAGCAGGGCCCGCCCTATCCCACGGCATCGGCCCCTTCCCCCGCGGACTACCTCACCGCCTTCGAGGAGGCCGCCCGGATGGGTGCCCAACGGGTGCTCACACTCACGGTGGCCCGGTGGCTCTCAGCCGCGCACGACCACGCCCGGCGGGCGGCGGCCCGAGCCCCGGTCCCTGTGGAGGTGGTGGATACCGGGACGGCCGCCGCCGCCCAGGGGCTGGTGGTGCGGGAAGCGGCCCGGCGCATCCGGGCGGGCACACCCGTGGAGGAGGTGGTTGGGTGGGTCGCCCAGGCGGGGGCGCGGGCCCGGCTGGTGGCCCTGGTACGTTCCCTGGAACACCTCGCCCGAAGCGGCCGGATTCCCCGCATCGTCCACCTCCTGAACCGTCGCCTCGGAACCGTGCCCCTCCTCGCCATCGGGGAGGGCCGGGTCCGGCGAGCCGGGGTGGCGGCGGGGTACGAGGCCGCGGTCAGGCGGCTCGTGGGCGAGGTCCAGAGGGCCAGAAGGCGCGCGAGCCGGCTGTGGGTAGCGGTGACCGAGGCGGGGATGCGGGAGGAGGCAGAAGGGCTCGTGCGGACGCTGCAGGAGCTCCGGATTGCGGAGGCCCTCGACCTCTTTCCCTTCACGCCCGTCATGGTGGTGAACACGGGGCCGCAGGTACTGGGGGTGGCGTATCTGGCGGAGCCCTAGGATTCCGATCCGCCGGGACACTCCTCCCCGTCTCCGGAGGGCTCCTCCGGAAGCCGGGTCGCCCGGACCTGCTCCAAACTCCCCCAACGCAGGGCCCGCGACAGGACAAGGTGCGGGACGGAGGTATGGAGGTGGATCCGAAGCAGGCCGTCCCGTTCGGCCACCACCACCGCGTCTCCCATCCGCTGCAGGGCGCGCCGCACCCGGTCCATGGACACACGGCGCGTCTGGAGGAGCACCTCGGTGCAGTAGCGCGCGGTCGCGGGGAGGGGGGAGGCGGCCAAGGTCGGGATCCGGGCCACGGGTGCGGGAGGAGAGAGGGGCGGGGGGACCGTCCCCCGGGCGGCCCCTGCCATTGCTTCCAGCAAGGCCACCAGGCCGGCCGCACCTGCGTCTACCACGCCCGCGCGGCGCAATACGGGCAGCAGCCTGGGGGTCTGGATCCAGGCGGCCCGGGCCGCCGCGGCCGCGCGGTCCAGCACCTCCTGCGGACGGCGCATCTCCGCCTCCGCACCCGCCGCGGCCGCGTCCGCCACCGTCAGCATGGTCCCCTCCACCGGCTCCTGGACCGCGCCCCGCGCCGCCCGCGCGGCCATCCGGAGGGCCGCCCGGATCCGCGCGGCATCGGCCTCCGCGAGATCTCTCCAGGCCTCGCTCAACCCGTAAAGGTACTCGGCCAGGATGGCTCCCGAGCTCCCTCGGGCTCCCAGAAACGCACCTCGGGCCGCCACGGCCGCGATTTTCCCCAGGTCGGCGCCCTCCGCGGCCTGCAACGCCTCCACGGCGGCGGCCAGGGTGGCGCACAGGTTCGATCCCGTATCGTGATCCGCCACCGGGAACACATTCAGGGCGTTCACCTCCGCGCAACACCGGCGGAGCTCAGCTAGCGCGGCTTTCAGGGCGGCGGCGAGATGGTTTCCGGTAAACCGCCCCTCGGTTTGCTCCACGCCTCCGCCCGACCGCGGCCCCCGGGAACCGTAAGCGTCCGGGATCCCGCGCACGGACCCGCTACCGCCCCCACACCAGGGCACAGGCGGCCCAGGTGAAGCCGCCCCCGAACGCTACCAGCACCACCCGGTCGCCCTCACGGATGCGGCCGTCCCGGACTCCCTCCCAGAGGGCGAGCGGCACGGAGGCGGAGGAGGTATTCCCGTACCGGTCAATGTTGCAGAGGAACCGGTGGAACGGGAGCTCCAGGGCCCGGGCCACCGCCTCCACGATGCGCCGGTTTGCCTGGTGCGGCACGATCCAGTCCACCTCCTCGAGGGTCCACCCGGCCCTCCGGACCACCTCCGTCACGGCCTCCGGGACCACCCGCACCGCCAACCGGAAGAGGGTGCGGCCGTCCATACGGACGTAGTGGAGACGCTGGGCCACGGTTTCCGGACTCGCCGGCAAGCGCGTCCCTCCCGCGGGCATCTTGAGGACATCCCCCGCACTCCCGTCCGCCCCCACCACCACCGCCTGCACCCCCCGACCGGCCTGCGTGGGCCCCAGGACCACCGCCCCCGCCCCGTCTCCCACCAGCACGCAGAGGGTCCGGTCCGTCCAGTCCACGATCTTACTGAGCACCTCGGAGCCCACCACCAGCACGTACCGGGCCGCTCCGCCCGCGATCATCTGGGCGCCCAGGGCCACGCCGTACACGAAGCCGGAGCACGCGGCCAGGAGGTCGAAGGCGCCGGCCCGGCGGGCGCCGAGCCGATCCTGCACCAGGCATGCGGTGGCCGGCAGGAGGTGGTCGGGCATGGTGGTGGCGCAGATGATGAGGTCCAGCTCCTCCGGCAGCACCCCCGCGGACCGCAGGGCTTCCTCCGCCGCGGGGAGCGCCAGGTCCGAGGTGGCCACATCGGGATCCGCCACGTGCCGGGTGCGGATCCCCGTGCGCTCCGTGATCCACTCGTCGGAGGTATCCACCATCCGCGCGAGGTCGTGGTTGGTCAGCACCCGGCCCGGCACGTAGGCTCCGACCCCCAGCACCGCGGCTCGGAGGGGGGATCCTGGCATGGCCATCACGTCTCGCTCCGGGGGCGCTGGTAGGCGCCCATCAGGGTGAGGCCGCCATCCACCACGATGGTCTGCCCCACGATCCACTCCGCGTCGTCGGAGCACAGGAAGGCGATGACCCTGGCGATGTCCTCCGGCGTGCCCATCCTCCCCTTCGGGGTGGAAGCCACCATGGCCCGGGTGAAGCCCTCCAGATCCCCTTCCGTATACACCTCCAGGGACTCCGTGTCCACGGCCCCCGGGCTCACCGCGTTCACCGTGATCCCCAGAGGTGCGGCCTCCACGGCCAGGTACCGGGTGAGAGCCTCCAGGGCGGCCTTGGCGCTTGCCAGGAGCGCGTAGTCCGGGAGGTACCGTTGGGTGGGGAATCCGGAGACCGTGACGATGCGGCCCCGGCGGCCCCGCATGAGCCGCATGGCCTCCTGGGCCGCCTGCACAAAGCTGAACACGTTCAGTTGGTACGTGCGGGCGAGGTGGTGGGGCTTGAGGGCTTCGATGCGTCGGAAGGCGGTGGCGGCCGCGTTGGCCACGAAGATGTCGAGGTATCCGAATTTCTCCTCCACGGCCCGGAACAGGGCAGAGACCTCCTCCGGCTGCTCCAGGTCCGCCTGCACCGCCTCTGCCCGGCGGCCCAGGGCGGTGATGGCCTCCACCACTTCCGAAGCCCGGTCCTCCCGCCTCCGGTAGTGCACCACCACGTCCGCGCCCCGCTCCGCCAGCACCATCGCGGTAGCCCGACCGATCCCTCGAGACGCTCCCGTGATCAGCGCAACTTTCCCCTGTAGCGTCACGGTCCTCCCTCCGGTGTGATCACGTATCGGACGGTCTCCGGCGGACGGGCCCGCAGGGCTGCGAGGGCCTCGTGGATCCGCGTAAGCGGCCACGTGCGGGTCACGCTCCGGCTGAGGTCCAGCCGGCCGGAAGCCGCCAGGCCGATGACGGTGGCGATCTCGTGCGGGGTCGCCCCGAAGGCGGAGCGGATCTCGATCTCCCGGCGCACGAGGTACGAGGAGCCCGGCAGCACCAGCGGCTCGTCCGAAACCCCCACGAGCACCACCCGGCCGCCGATGCGGGTGGCGCCGATGGCCGCCCGGACCGTCTCCGGCCGGGAGACGAAGTCCACGGTGAGGTCTGACCCTCGACCGTCCGTGAGGCTCCGGATTTCCCGCACGGGGTTGCGGCCCTGCGCCGCCACCACCACGTGGACCCCCAGGGGCTGCAGCCGCTCCGCGGTGGCCTCCCGTCGCACCACCACGATCACGGGATCCCCGCCGAAGAGCTTCGCCAGAAGGGCCCCGTGGGTTCCCACCCCGCCCGCTCCGTAGATCACCACGCTCTGCCCCGGCTGCAGCTGTCCCCGGGTGAGGACCGCGTGGAAGGCGGTGGCCACCGCGTCCGGCAGGATGGCCCCCACGGGAAACGGCAGCGCCCCGGGCAGGTGGAAGAGGTTCTGAGCGGGCACCACGATGTACTCCGCGAACCCCCCCGGCCGCGTAAGCCCGATGAGCTCGGGCGCGAGACACGCGGATTGCCGGCCATCCAGGCACGACCAGCACCGGCCGCATGCGACATAGGGGTTCACCACCACCCGGTGGCCCGGCCGCCATGGCTCCGCATCCTCTCCCGCCTCCACTACTTCCCCGGCCACCTCGTGCCCCAACACCACGGGCCACCGAACCTCCGGCGGGAGCCGCAGGCCATCCAGGATCTCCAGGTCCGTCCCGCAGATCCCCGCGGCCCGCACCCGCACCAGCACCTCCCCTCGGGCTGGCCGGGGATCCGGTACCTGCTCCAGACGCAGTTCCCGCTCCGGAGACCGCTCGTACACCCGGGCCGCGAGCATCCTACGCCTCCGCGTAGCCCGGATTGAACAGCGCCCGGGCGATCACCAGCTTCTGGATCTCCGCGGTCCCTTCCTCGAACCACAGGGCCCGGGCGTCCCGGTAGATGCGTTCGATGGGGTGCCCTCGGAGGTACCCGATGCCGCCGCAGATCCGGAGGGCCCGGTCCGTCACCCGCCCCACCATCTCCAGGCCGAACAGCTTGGCCATGGCGGCCTCCGCGGTGCAGGGCTCGCCTGCATCCACCTTCCGGGCCGCGTCCATCACCAGCAGACGCGCGGCCCGCACGTCCACCGCCATCTCCGCCAGGGCGAACTGGATGGCCTGCCGGGCCGCGATGGGCTTTCCGAAGGTCACCCGGCGCTGCGCGTGCTCTTTCGCCAGGTCCAGGGCCCGTTGGGCGAGGCCCACGCAGCTCGCGGCGATGGAAATCCGGCTCGGATCCAGAAACCCCCGCAGGACCATCTGAAGCCCCTGCCCCTCCTCCCCCAGAAGCGCCCCTTCGGGCACGAGACAATCCTCGAACTCCAGCAGGCCGTGCCCGGTGCCCACAAGGCCCATGCCGTCCGGCTGGAGGGTGATCCGCAACCCCGGAGCCCCCCGGGGAACGAGGAAGGCGGAGATCCCCGCAGCCCCCCGGCCGCGATCCGTGTAGGCCACCACCACGAAGGCCTCCGCGACGTCCGCAAAGGTGATGAGCCACTTGCGCCCCCGCAGCACCCATCCGCCCGGTACCCGCCGGGCTTCCGTGCGGATGTCCGTCCCCGTCCCCGCGTCCGGCTCCGTGAGGGCGAACGCCAGTTTGCAATCCCCCGTGGCCCACCGGGAGAGATAGCGCCGTTTTTGCTCCTCGGTCCCGTAGCGGTCCAGCAGGCGCCAGAGGCCGTTGTGGACGTGCACCACCATGCGCACGGACCCGTGGGATTGGGCCACCACCTCCAGGATGGGAAGGTACTCCGTCATGCGCAGCCCCCACCCACCGTACCGGGGAGGCAACGTGAGGCGCAACAGGCCCTTTTGGGCGAGCCGATCCCAGAGGTCCGGGGGGACCGCCCGATTCCGCTCGATCTCCTGGGAGATCTCCTCCAGTTCCCCGAGCACGAAGGCCCGGATCTCCTCCTGGTAGGCACCCAGATCCTCAGGGCGCTCCACGACCTTGCACCCTCCCCGCCCGTGCGCGCACAGGCGCCCTCTGCCAAACGCTCCGTCGGTACCGGTATCCGGAGTATTCTGCATGAGCCGGGAAAGTCCTACTCCACGTAGATCCCTCCGTTCGGGGATCGTTGCCCCCCGGGGAGCCCCGTGGTAGAGTGCTGGACGGAGTGCACGCTCGAGAGGGCTGACCATGGACAAACGGACGGTACTCGACCGGGCCGAGGAACTCGGCGTCCGGTTTGTGCGGCTGCAGTTTACGGACATTTTCGGCACCCTGAAGAACGTGGAGATCCCCGTGGACCTCCTGGAGCGGGCCCTGGACGGCGAGATCATGTTCGACGGGTCCTCCATCGAGGGATTCGTGCGCATCGAGGAGTCGGACATGTACCTGATGCCCGATCCCTCCACCTTCGCCGTCTTCCCGTGGAAGGAGGGCGAGGGGAAGACGGCCCGACTCATCTGCGACGTGTACACCGCGGACGGCGAGCCCTTTGAGGGGGACCCCCGGTACGTGCTGAAGCGCATGGTCCGGCGGGCGGCCCAATTGGGATACACCATGATGGCCGGGCCCGAGTGTGAGTTCTTCCTGTTCCCCGTGAACGCGGAGGGGGAACCCGTGCTCACCACCCACGACCGGGCAGGCTACTTCGATCTGGCCCCCATCGATCAGGGGGAGGAGGCGAGGGCGGACATGATCACCGCCCTGCGGGCCATGGGGTTCGAGGTGGAGGCCGGACACCACGAGGTAGCCCACGGCCAGCACGAGATCGACTTCAAGTATGCGGATGTGCTGCGCACCGCGGACAACGTGGCGACCTTCCGGTTCGTGGTCCGCACCATCGCCCGCCGCCACAACCTCCACGCCACCTTCATGCCCAAGCCCATCGCGGGCATCAACGGGAGCGGCATGCACACGCATCAGTCCCTCTTCCGGGACGGCCGCAACGCCTTTTACGACCCGGAGGGGGCATACCAGCTGAGCAAGGAGTGCCTGTGGTACATCGGAGGGCTCCTGACCCACGCCCGGGGGATGGCCCTGGTGACCAACCCCCTCGTGAACTCCTACAAGCGGCTGGTCCCAGGCTATGAGGCGCCCGTCTACATCGCGTGGGCGGAGCGTAACCGCTCCCCCCTTGTTCGGGTCCCCGCGGCCCGGGGAGAGGGAACCCGGGTGGAGCTGCGCATGCCGGACCCCTCCTGTAACCCCTACCTGGCCTTCGCGGTGATGCTGGCCGCAGGACTGGACGGCATCGAGCGCCGCATCGATCCCGGCCCTCCCCTCAACCGCAACATCTACGCCATGACGGAGGAGGAGCTGGAGCGCCTGCAGATCCGGGTTCTCCCCCGTAACCTCGGAGAGGCGATGGAGGCGTTCCTCGCGGACGAGGTGGTGTGCGAGGCCCTGGGCTCCCACATCGTCTCCGACCTGGTTCGGGCCAAGCGGCAGGAGTGGCGGGAGTACTCCGCCCAGGTCCACGCCTGGGAGATCGAGCGCTACCTCACCCGATACTAGGAGGTCCTGCTGGCGCGGAAGTTGCACACCCACCGGAGCAGGATGCACTGCCCACGGTGTGGAGGTGCGCTGCAGACCTTCATCTCCGGCCGGTTCGTCCGGTCCGGGGATGGGTGGGCGTGGGTGCGGAGCGTCCGGAAGGCCTGCACCGGGTGCGGGGCGGAGTGGCCGGAGCAGGATCTTTTCCTGCGGTGCACCCCGGTTCCGGAGTTCACCGAGAGCCTGCGGGGGCTGCAACGCTCAGGGGATCTCATCGTGGTCCGGCACCCGGACGGGAGCCTGGAGGTGGTGAGCTGAGCGGCTGACCTCTGCCCCGAGGAGGAAGATGGCGGCCACCACATACCCCCAGATCAGGAAGACCACCACGCCCGCGAGGGACCCGTACACCAGCTGGTACTGGACCAGGCGGCTGACTCCCCACAACATCCCCTGCCGGGCCAGCTCGAAGAGGATGGCTGCGGTGAGGGTTCCGGGCCAGAGGGCCTGCCAGAAGATCCTCCGGTTCGGGAGGAGCCAGTACGCGGTGAGGAACGCGAGAAAGGCGAGGATGAAGGGGAGGAATACCCGAAGCCCCCACCCCCCGAGAATCCCTCGGGCCCACCGTACCGATTCCTCCGGCGCGAACCGCTCCGCGAGCCCGAGGGCCACGGACCACACGAGGGACGCCCCCAGGATGGTCCCCAGGAGGAGGGTGGCCCCGATCTCCAGGAGCTTGCGCTGCCAATAGGCTCGGGGATGCTTCACCTCCCAGACGCGGTTCAAGGCATGGCGGGCCACGCCTGCCGCGGCGCTGGCGCTCCACAGGAACGTCCCGATGGCCGCCGCGCCCACGCTCCCCCGGGCCCGGGTGGCTTCCTCTACGTTCCGGAAGATCACCTCCGCGGCCTGTGGAGGGAGGTACAGGGTGAGGGTATCCGCCAGGAGGGTGCGGACTTGGGATTCCTCCACCAAGAAGGCTGCCGTGGCCACAGCCCCGAGGAGGAGGGGGAAGACGGAGAGCAGGACGTGGTACGCGATGGCCGCGGCCAGAACCGGCCCGTCGTGGTCCACAAAGCCCTTGAGGGCAGTCCACGCGACCCGCGTAAACGGCCTCATGGCCTCATTGTAGGCCCCGTTGTCGGGGGGGGAGGACTCTCCTATAATGAATGCTGGTACGCGGGCGGTTAGCTCAGCGGGAGAGCGCCTGCTTCACACGCAGGAGGTCAGAGGTTCAAGTCCTCTACCGCCCACCACCTCTGGGCAGGACCCACGGTGGGAGGCACGCTGTAGGGGAGATGCAGGGGTGCGCGCGCTCTATGTCTTGGCAGCCCTGAACCTCGCCGACGGTACCCTGACCGCTCTGTGGATCCGCTGGTTTCCCCATCTTGAGTGGAATCCCCTCTTCCGCGCCCTTGTGGAAACCTACGGGGTGGGGGGGTCCTTTTTGGTCAAGGCGGCCCTGTCGGGGACTCTGGTGTTGCGGGCCCAAACGGCCCGCACCCTCCACCGATGGGAGATCGTGGTCCTCCGGGGACTCAGCTGGGTATATGCGGCCGCGGTGGCCCAGCAGGTCCCCATTGTGATCTGGCTGGCCTTACGGTTCCTGTAGGGGGAGAGGCCATGGATCCCAGAGTCACCAAGCTGGCACAGGTCCTGGTCCAGTACTCCCTGGAGGTCCGGCCGGGACAACTCGTGCGCATCGCGGGCCCCGCGATTGCGGAGCCCCTCCTCGTGGAGGGCTACCGGCAGGTGCTTCGGGCCGGAGCCCACCCCCTCCTGCGCGTTACCCTGGACGGCATCGACGAGGTCTTCTACAAGGAGGCCACGGAGGCCCAGCTGCGGTACGTGCCGGAGCTGCAGAAGCTGGAGGTGGAGCACATCGATGCCTCCCTGGGGGTCTGGGCCAACTACAACACCCGGGCTCTCACGAACACCCCGCCCGAGCGCCAGCGGATCCGGCGCGAGGCCTTGCGGGAGGTAAGCCAGCGGTTCCTGGAGCGGGCGGCCACGGGGGAACTGCGGTGGGTGGGGACCCAGTACCCTACCCAGGCGGACGCCCAGGAGGCGGAGATGTCCCTGCGGGAGTACGAGGACTTCGTGTACGGCGCGGGGCATCTCGATGCCCAGGATCCCGTGGCGGTGTGGCGGGAGATCCGCGCGCGGCAGCAGCGCATCGCGGACTTCCTCGGCACCAAGCGCACCCTCCGCATTCTGGCGGAGGGGACGGACCTCACGGTGGGGGTGGCGGGTCGCACGTGGGTCAACGCGGCGGGCGAACACAATTTCCCCGATGGGGAGGTGTTCACCGGCCCGGAAGAGGACCGCACGGAAGGACACGTGCAGTTCTCCTTCCCCGCCATCTACGGAGGGCGGGAGGTGAGCGGGGTACGGCTGGTGTTCGAACGGGGGCGGGTGGTGCACGCGGAGGCCACCAAGGGACAGGACTTCCTGCAGGAGATGCTGGGCGTAGACGAGGGGGCCCGGGTGCTGGGAGAATTCGCCTTCGGGCTGAACGAGAACATCCAGCGGTTCACCCGGAACATCCTCTTCGACGAGAAGATCGGGGGCACCATCCACATGGCCCTCGGGTCCAGCTACCCGGAGACGGGCGGACGGAATCAATCGGGCCTGCACTGGGACATGATCTGCGACCTCCGGAGAGGCGGGGAGGTCTACGCGGACGGGGAGCTTGTCTACCGGGACGGGAAGTTCCTGCTACCCTGACCCTTCCGGCTCGAACTGAGCAATGAGAGCCTCGAAGAGGCGGCGCTGCTCCTCCGCCACCTCCTCTGCCCGGGCTGCGTAGAAGGGGTGCTCGGTCGCCTTCAGCTCGATGTTCTGCAGCACCCGGGACTGGATCTCGCGGAGGAACGCGGCCACCTCCTGCGGATCGAAGGGGCCGAACTCCCCGGCCCGGATCCGCTCCACGAACTCCTGGATGGGCCGCATCTCGTCCATGCACACCCGCTCGTAGGCCTCCCAGAGTTCCGCCTTCATGCCCGACCTCCCTCCCGACGTCGGATCCGGTGTACCTTTAGGAAGTTCGTGCGACCGCGGGCGATGATGGGACTGGACCCCGTGAACACCACCACGTCTCCGGGCTCCACCAGCCCAGCTCTCAAGAGCACCTCCTCCGTGTGGGCCACCATGGCGTCCGTGTCCTCCCGGAAAGGGGTGACCACGGGTTCCACCCCCCACCACAGGGCGAGGGACCGCGCCACGCGGGGGTCTTCCGTGACGGCGAGGATGGGCTCCGCGGGGCGGTTCTTGGAGACGAGTTGCGCGGTGCGGCCGCTCCGGGTGATCACCACGATGGCCTTGGCCCGTACATCCCGGGCGAGCGCACAGGCCGCCGCGGCCACCGCTTCCGCGATCCCCATCCGACGGGTGTGCGAGAGCCCCGCTTGGTAGAGCTCAGGGTGGGCGCTTTCCACCTCTACCGCGATGCGGTCCATCATGCGGACGGCTTCCACAGGGTATGCTCCCACCGCGGTCTCGTCGCTCAGCATCACCGCGTCCGTGCCGTCCAGGATGGCGTTCGCCACGTCCGAGACCTCCGCCCGGGTGGGGCGCGGGTGGTGGACCATGGACTCCAGCATCTGGGTGGCGGTGATGGCGGGAATGCCGAACTCGTTGGCCTTCCGGAGGATCGTCTTCTGGAGCACCGGAACCCGCTCCAGGGGGACCTCTACTCCCAGGTCTCCCCGCGCCACCATGACCCCGTCACTGCTGGCCAGGATCTCCTCCAGGTGGTCCAGGGCCTCCGCCCTCTCCAGCTTCGCGATGAGGGGGATCTCCGCGCCCAGGCGTTCCAGCTCCGCCCGGGCGGAGAGCACGTCCTCCGCCCGCCGCACGAAGGAGAGGGCGATCATGTCTACCCCCTGTGCGATCCCGAAACGCAGGTCCTCCAGGTCCTTTTGGGTGAGGGCGGGGATCCGGGTCCGTACCCCTGGGAGGCTCATCCCCTTGTGCTCCTCTACCCGTCCCCCGCGCACCACCTGGGCCTCGATCCCGCTTTCCCGGACCGCGGTCACGCTCAGCTCCATCTGCCCATCCGCGAGCAGGATGCGATCGCCGGGGCGCACCTCCCGCAGGAGA
This sequence is a window from Armatimonadota bacterium. Protein-coding genes within it:
- a CDS encoding TlpA disulfide reductase family protein; protein product: MRRFPVLLAVALASVAVAWMWQRAQEGGGLPTRPRTRPGAHTLPARPPAPDFVLETLDGHELALSELLGKPVVMNFWASWCVPCRLEMPILEDAARRYRGRVHFLGVNALDRPPLAREFARKLGITFPSVVDEDGVVLAKYRVVGLPTTVFITRSGRILEVHAGPFVGPEGARRLEDYITRLLQQP
- a CDS encoding glycerol-3-phosphate acyltransferase; the protein is MEIHEWAAGAAAYALGSVLPAEILARRLGTSLLRVGENPGGAGTWRTLGPPAGVAVVLFDMGKGAVAAWLARRVAATLEGFVLICTAPVAGHNWPLYLLFRGGRGLGPAAGVLMVLAGKPFLLAFGLGALAALRTRWVPTVGIVALPTYLGLLLVGGYPPRELAAAAAVSLTVAVRQLPWVWGRLQEWRRPVPGSP
- a CDS encoding DegV family protein produces the protein MGPPVAVVAESVCCLPPSLCAEWGILLVPMWILRGERGYRDGIDVTAQEVLAWLEQGPPYPTASAPSPADYLTAFEEAARMGAQRVLTLTVARWLSAAHDHARRAAARAPVPVEVVDTGTAAAAQGLVVREAARRIRAGTPVEEVVGWVAQAGARARLVALVRSLEHLARSGRIPRIVHLLNRRLGTVPLLAIGEGRVRRAGVAAGYEAAVRRLVGEVQRARRRASRLWVAVTEAGMREEAEGLVRTLQELRIAEALDLFPFTPVMVVNTGPQVLGVAYLAEP
- a CDS encoding DAK2 domain-containing protein, with product MADHDTGSNLCATLAAAVEALQAAEGADLGKIAAVAARGAFLGARGSSGAILAEYLYGLSEAWRDLAEADAARIRAALRMAARAARGAVQEPVEGTMLTVADAAAAGAEAEMRRPQEVLDRAAAAARAAWIQTPRLLPVLRRAGVVDAGAAGLVALLEAMAGAARGTVPPPLSPPAPVARIPTLAASPLPATARYCTEVLLQTRRVSMDRVRRALQRMGDAVVVAERDGLLRIHLHTSVPHLVLSRALRWGSLEQVRATRLPEEPSGDGEECPGGSES
- a CDS encoding beta-ketoacyl-ACP synthase III, translated to MAMPGSPLRAAVLGVGAYVPGRVLTNHDLARMVDTSDEWITERTGIRTRHVADPDVATSDLALPAAEEALRSAGVLPEELDLIICATTMPDHLLPATACLVQDRLGARRAGAFDLLAACSGFVYGVALGAQMIAGGAARYVLVVGSEVLSKIVDWTDRTLCVLVGDGAGAVVLGPTQAGRGVQAVVVGADGSAGDVLKMPAGGTRLPASPETVAQRLHYVRMDGRTLFRLAVRVVPEAVTEVVRRAGWTLEEVDWIVPHQANRRIVEAVARALELPFHRFLCNIDRYGNTSSASVPLALWEGVRDGRIREGDRVVLVAFGGGFTWAACALVWGR
- a CDS encoding SDR family oxidoreductase, whose translation is MTLQGKVALITGASRGIGRATAMVLAERGADVVVHYRRREDRASEVVEAITALGRRAEAVQADLEQPEEVSALFRAVEEKFGYLDIFVANAAATAFRRIEALKPHHLARTYQLNVFSFVQAAQEAMRLMRGRRGRIVTVSGFPTQRYLPDYALLASAKAALEALTRYLAVEAAPLGITVNAVSPGAVDTESLEVYTEGDLEGFTRAMVASTPKGRMGTPEDIARVIAFLCSDDAEWIVGQTIVVDGGLTLMGAYQRPRSET
- a CDS encoding zinc-binding dehydrogenase; the protein is MLAARVYERSPERELRLEQVPDPRPARGEVLVRVRAAGICGTDLEILDGLRLPPEVRWPVVLGHEVAGEVVEAGEDAEPWRPGHRVVVNPYVACGRCWSCLDGRQSACLAPELIGLTRPGGFAEYIVVPAQNLFHLPGALPFPVGAILPDAVATAFHAVLTRGQLQPGQSVVIYGAGGVGTHGALLAKLFGGDPVIVVVRREATAERLQPLGVHVVVAAQGRNPVREIRSLTDGRGSDLTVDFVSRPETVRAAIGATRIGGRVVLVGVSDEPLVLPGSSYLVRREIEIRSAFGATPHEIATVIGLAASGRLDLSRSVTRTWPLTRIHEALAALRARPPETVRYVITPEGGP
- a CDS encoding acyl-CoA dehydrogenase family protein, whose protein sequence is MERPEDLGAYQEEIRAFVLGELEEISQEIERNRAVPPDLWDRLAQKGLLRLTLPPRYGGWGLRMTEYLPILEVVAQSHGSVRMVVHVHNGLWRLLDRYGTEEQKRRYLSRWATGDCKLAFALTEPDAGTGTDIRTEARRVPGGWVLRGRKWLITFADVAEAFVVVAYTDRGRGAAGISAFLVPRGAPGLRITLQPDGMGLVGTGHGLLEFEDCLVPEGALLGEEGQGLQMVLRGFLDPSRISIAASCVGLAQRALDLAKEHAQRRVTFGKPIAARQAIQFALAEMAVDVRAARLLVMDAARKVDAGEPCTAEAAMAKLFGLEMVGRVTDRALRICGGIGYLRGHPIERIYRDARALWFEEGTAEIQKLVIARALFNPGYAEA
- a CDS encoding glutamine synthetase family protein, which encodes MDKRTVLDRAEELGVRFVRLQFTDIFGTLKNVEIPVDLLERALDGEIMFDGSSIEGFVRIEESDMYLMPDPSTFAVFPWKEGEGKTARLICDVYTADGEPFEGDPRYVLKRMVRRAAQLGYTMMAGPECEFFLFPVNAEGEPVLTTHDRAGYFDLAPIDQGEEARADMITALRAMGFEVEAGHHEVAHGQHEIDFKYADVLRTADNVATFRFVVRTIARRHNLHATFMPKPIAGINGSGMHTHQSLFRDGRNAFYDPEGAYQLSKECLWYIGGLLTHARGMALVTNPLVNSYKRLVPGYEAPVYIAWAERNRSPLVRVPAARGEGTRVELRMPDPSCNPYLAFAVMLAAGLDGIERRIDPGPPLNRNIYAMTEEELERLQIRVLPRNLGEAMEAFLADEVVCEALGSHIVSDLVRAKRQEWREYSAQVHAWEIERYLTRY
- a CDS encoding YihY/virulence factor BrkB family protein, which codes for MRPFTRVAWTALKGFVDHDGPVLAAAIAYHVLLSVFPLLLGAVATAAFLVEESQVRTLLADTLTLYLPPQAAEVIFRNVEEATRARGSVGAAAIGTFLWSASAAAGVARHALNRVWEVKHPRAYWQRKLLEIGATLLLGTILGASLVWSVALGLAERFAPEESVRWARGILGGWGLRVFLPFILAFLAFLTAYWLLPNRRIFWQALWPGTLTAAILFELARQGMLWGVSRLVQYQLVYGSLAGVVVFLIWGYVVAAIFLLGAEVSRSAHHLQAPVRVPDHDEIP